Proteins from a single region of Xiphophorus maculatus strain JP 163 A chromosome 22, X_maculatus-5.0-male, whole genome shotgun sequence:
- the fam160b1 gene encoding protein FAM160B1, giving the protein MFSKFTSILQHAVEALAPSLPLQEDFVYHWKGITHYYIETSDDKAPVTDTNIPSHLEQMLDILTQEEAERESGETGPCMEYLLHHKILETLYTLGKADCPPGMKQQVLTFYTKLLAHIRQPLLPHINVHRPVQKLIRLCGEVLAAPTENEEIQFLCIVCAKLKQDPYLVNFFLENKSKRPEVKSSAAAEGGKESVLAPDTGQSQADHPGEPQAAAAAATSSPAANNNNTNNYNLVTSLLNLTKSPDGRIVVKACEGLMLLVSLPEPAAAKCLTENTELCELLTDRLVSFYKALPPSMDPLDIETVESVNWGLDVYNLKEDAAVFTGKRALISFLSWLDYCDQLIKEAQKSAAAVMAKAVRERFFVSVMEPQLMQTSEVGILTSTALLNRIIRQVTSEALLQEIVYFLLGEDKEAETPATIAQNPLRHRLIEHCDHLSDEISIMTLRLFEQLIQKPNQHILHSLVLRNLEERNYLENKPQEEREEREPLENGQPHDAVDLEEDPLFGDDLSPDSRLSGSDWLGSSPQHSPDHSKSDGKTEVHKIVNSFLCLVPDEAKSSYHVEGTGYDTYLRDAHRQFRDFCGVCQRWDWRGSPKPLEKCNLDMPFFEGHFLKVLFDRMGRILDQPYDVNLQVTAVLSKLSLLPHPHLHEYLLDPYISLAPGCRSLFSVIVRVVGDLMLRIHRIPDFTPKLLLVRKRLLGLEPEGVTVDHSTLLEGVIVLEEFCKELAAIAFVKYHAAASSSP; this is encoded by the exons ATGTTCTCCAAATTTACGTCCATTCTCCAGCACGCCGTGGAAGCG CTTGCTCCATCTCTACCCTTGCAAGAAGACTTTGTTTATCACTGGAAGGGCATTACACATTATTACATTGAAACTTCTG ATGACAAAGCCCCAGTCACAGACACCAACATCCCATCCCACCTGGAGCAGATGCTGGACATTCTGACCCAGGAGGAGGCAGAAAGGGAGTCTGGTGAGACGGGACCCTGCATGGAGTACCTCCTGCACCACAAGATCCTGGAGACCCTCTATACGTTAGGCAAAGCAGAT TGTCCTCCTGGAATGAAACAGCAAGTCCTCACCTTTTACACAAAGCTGCTTGCTCACATTCGTCAGCCGCTTCTGCCACACATCAACGTCCACCGACCTGTACAG AAACTGATCCGGCTGTGTGGTGAGGTTCTAGCTGCGCCTACAGAAAACGAGGAGATCCAGTTTCTTTGCATTGTCTGTGCCAAACTAAAACAGGACCCATACCTTGTCAACTTCTTCCTTGAG aacAAATCAAAGAGACCAGAGGTAAAgagttctgctgcagcagaaggGGGGAAGGAAAGTGTTCTGGCTCCAGATACAGGCCAGTCTCAGGCAGATCATCCTGGAGAACCTCAAGccgcagctgctgctgccacctCAAGCCCAGCTGCTAACAATAACAATACCAACAACTACAATCTGGTCACCTCGCTGCTTAACCTCACAAAGAGTCCA gatGGCAGGATAGTGGTGAAAGCATGCGAGGGCTTGATGCTCCTCGTTAGTTTGCCTGAGCCAGCTGCTGCAAAGTGtttaacagaaaacacagagctgtgTGAGCTTCTCACCGACAGGCTGGTCTCGTTTTATAAAGCTCTGCCGCCATCCATGGACCCCCTGGACATTGAGACTGTGGAGTCGGTCAACTGGGG TCTAGATGTATACAACCTGAAAGAGGATGCTGCTGTCTTCACAGGGAAGAGAGCTCTGATATCATTCCTGTCGTGGCTCGATTATTGCGATCAGCTCATCAAGGAGGCgcagaag TCGGCCGCTGCAGTGATGGCGAAGGCTGTGAGAGAAAGATTCTTTGTGTCTGTGATGGAACCGCAGCTCATGCAGAC GTCTGAGGTGGGAATCCTGACCTCCACGGCGCTGCTGAACCGCATCATAAGGCAGGTGACGTCCGAAGCGCTGCTGCAGGAGATTGTTTACTTTCTGCTGGGAGAGGACAAGGAGGCAGAAACTCCGGCTACCATCGCTCAGAATCCACTCAGACACAGACTCATCGAGCACTGTGACCATCTGTCAGATGAG ATCAGCATCATGACGCTGCGGTTGTTCGAGCAGCTGATCCAGAAGCCCAACCAGCACATCCTGCACAGTTTGGTGCTGCGCaacctggaggagaggaacTACCTGGAGAACAAACCGCAGGAGGAGCGGGAGGAGCGAGAGCCCCTGGAGAACGGGCAGCCCCACGACGCTGT GGACCTGGAGGAGGATCCGCTGTTTGGAGACGACCTTTCCCCGGACAGCAGGCTGTCTGGCTCTGACTGGCTCGGCTCCTCCCCCCAACACAGCCCCGATCACTCAAAGTCTGACGGGAAAACCGAGGTCCACAAGATCGTCAATAG CTTCCTGTGTTTGGTGCCTGATGAGGCCAAGTCGTCGTATCACGTCGAAGGCACCGGCTACGACACCTACCTCAGAGACGCTCACAGACAG TTCAGGGACTTCTGTGGCGTCTGCCAGCGGTGGGACTGGAGGGGAAGTCCGAAACCTCTGGAGAAATGTAACTTGGACATGCCGTTCTTTGAAGGTCACTTCCTAAAGGTTCTGTTTGACAGAATGGGTCGCATCCTTGATCAA CCTTATGACGTCAACCTGCAGGTGACTGCTGTGCTCTCCAAGCTGTCCTTGCTGCCCCACCCTCACCTTCACGAATACTTGCTGGACCCTTACATCAGCCTGGCCCCCGGCTGCAGGTCGCTGTTCTCCGTCATTGTCAGG GTGGTTGGAGATTTAATGCTGAGGATTCACCGCATCCCAGACTTCACCCCCAAACTGCTGCTTGTGAGGAAGAGACTTCTGGGCTTGGAGCCAGAGGGAGTCAC CGTGGACCACAGTACGCTGCTGGAAGGTGTCATTGTGCTTGAGGAGTTCTGCAAAGAGCTGGCAGCCATCGCCTTCGTCAAGTATCACGCAGCGGCTTCGTCCTCGCCGTAA